Proteins from a genomic interval of Colletotrichum higginsianum IMI 349063 chromosome 6, whole genome shotgun sequence:
- a CDS encoding Component of the argr regulatory complex, with the protein MASPVHATHRRRKRTKTFTGCWTCRSRKVKCDENKPGCHQCNLRGLECGGYGIRLQWLPPETAFTPGSTLSSPELAREVPTTSFSRRQIAFPPFQKVLSWGQVDGILRLIDSFKQESASSGCDDVVINIDAFGVFGTAPLHDAFTVTPLPEEGSECLDSETQSLTCLDSPESQSSRVPVVFPSPSQSETAAAWELCNLHENQKSRPFIYEPKRVEIGGSDLTLADPSRSEAEELSVVATTSPPDEHYIRRRRLPGLSQTPKSLLSEQERFLMHHYMYKVVNIFCVIDNMKSPWKTIHLPRAIQGAGELSIIGTTSRIRSALRNALLSISAYYFSNTQALESQHDEWVEAAARYRYRAIGLLKEAVELDLHSPGRPKYKESLATMLSMTTINVMSGDTSTCRLHLDGAHQLIIHMGRGKPKLSAKARALHRIYFYLRVIYESTAASQGSASRFSAPKKEQCLAPQPEGVMQSPMRCPDEDSSSASTEPVHAANEMASFECIYGIPQSLLVLLKRAIDLLDRIEGVRNKNDTPSVSTELERACDTVERDIFDWPLEEELARYRDANIGVSFGIIYHQTHAFHNALIIYFSQNIRLLSHRYMRQYVQAVLHDIESIEAIKSESGLLAAPLFWPSFMAASEAFDESLQDRFKMWYEKVAIYGIKAVRTGTQVLDEVWKRGPSSESRTTSQWRSIVGQKGTTLMLT; encoded by the exons ATGGCGTCTCCGGTGCATGCGACCCATCGACGCCGTAAACGCACCAAGACTTTCACTGGTTGTTGGACATGCCGGTCGAGAAAGGTGAAATGCGACGAGAACAAGCCTGGATGTCATCAGTGTAATCTGAGGGGGCTGGAATGTGGAGGTTATGGTATCCGTCTGCAATGGCTTCCACCAGAAACTGCATTCACTCCTGGTTCCACCTTATCAAGCCCTGAACTAGCCAGGGAGGTGCCTACCACTTCATTTTCAAGACGTCAGATCGCATTTC CCCCTTTCCAAAAAGTTTTGTCATGGGGGCAAGTCGACGGCATCCTCAGGCTGATCGACTCTTTCAAGCAAGAGTCTGCATCTTCTGGTTGCGATGATGTCGTCATCAACATCGATGCCTTCGGAGTTTTCGGCACAGCTCCGTTGCATGATGCGTTCACGGTAACGCCTTTGCCAGAGGAGGGTTCTGAGTGCCTCGACTCCGAGACACAATCACTTACATGCCTCGATTCGCCAGAGTCTCAGAGCTCTAGGGTACCCGTGGTTTTTCCATCGCCGTCACAATCCGAGACAGCGGCAGCATGGGAGTTGTGCAACCTGCATGAAAATCAAAAATCACGGCCATTTATCTACGAACCAAAGAGAGTTGAGATAGGTGGCAGCGATCTCACCCTTGCAGACCCAAGTCGTTCTGAGGCTGAGGAGTTGTCGGTTGTTGCAACAACTTCGCCGCCGGATGAACACTACATCAGACGCAGACGGCTTCCAGGGCTTTCGCAAACGCCAAAATCTTTGCTCTCGGAACAAGAACGCTTTCTCATGCATCACTATATGTACAAAGTTGTTAACATTTTCTGCGTCATCGACAACATGAAAAGCCCATGGAAGACGATCCACCTTCCCCGGGCCATTCAAGGTGCCGGTGAGCTCAGTATCATAGGTACGACATCAAGGATTCGAAGCGCTCTGCGGAATGCTCTCCTGTCCATCAGTGCATATTACTTCTCCAACACCCAAGCACTAGAATCGCAACATGATGAGTGGGTTGAGGCAGCTGCCCGGTACCGGTACAGAGCGATCGGGTTGCTCAAGGAAGCCGTGGAGCTCGATCTTCATTCGCCGGGGAGACCAAAATATAAAGAGTCTCTAGCGACAATGTTGTCGATGACCACAATCAAC GTCATGTCGGGTGACACAAGCACCTGTCGTCTACACCTAGATGGCGCTCACCAACTGATAATTCATATGGGCCGGGGGAAGCCCAAGCTATCGGCCAAGGCTCGTGCCTTGCATCGCATCTACTTCTATCTCAGAGTCATCTATGAAAGCACAGCAGCATCTCAGGGTTCTGCCTCACGCTTTTCGGCTCCCAAAAAAGAACAATGTCTCGCCCCCCAGCCAGAAGGCGTGATGCAGTCTCCTATGAGGTGTCCTGATGAAGACAGTTCATCGGCCTCCACAGAACCAGTGCACGCTGCAAACGAGATGGCTTCTTTCGAATGCATATACGGCATACCACAAAGTTTATTAGTACTTCTTAAACGAGCCATCGACCTTCTGGATCGAATTGAAGGCGTAAGAAACAAAAATGATACGCCATCGGTTTCGACAGAATTAGAAAGAGCTTGCGATACGGTCGAAAGAGACATCTTTGACTGGCCgcttgaagaagagcttGCTCGCTACCGGGATGCCAATATTGGTGTTAGCTTTGGCATCATTTACCACCAGACTCACGCGTTCCATAACGCCCTCATTATTTACTTTTCGCAAAATATCAGGCTTCTCAGTCATCGCTATATGCGACAATATGTCCAAGCAGTTCTACACGATATCGAGTCCATCGAAGCCATCAAGAGCGAATCCGGATTGCTGGCCGCGCCTCTCTTCTGGCCATCTTTCATGGCAGCATCGGAGGCATTTGACGAGAGTCTACAAGACCGCTTCAAGATGTGGTACGAGAAAGTGGCAATCTACGGCATCAAAGCGGTGAGGACTGGGACGCAAGTACTAGACGAAGTTTGGAAAAGGGGTCCCTCATCAGAAAGCCGTACCACTAGCCAGTGGCGATCAATCGTTGGACAAAAAGGAACTACGTTGATGCTCACATAA
- a CDS encoding Class II Aldolase and Adducin domain-containing protein — protein MSTATITLAPSAADASLEVKPDMTEKSGVTALSTGGYEFPGIPDIPDLYKKRQWQLEHMAGAFRVFARKGFTEGTSGHISVRDPVDPNTFWINPLGKHFGMLKASDMVHIDENGQVIGGNRAAVNAAGFMIHSAIHKARPDIHAACHTHSPAGKAWSTFGRPLDIISQDTCNFWGIQAVYKTFGGVVLEADESEKIAATLGEKGRVIVLQNHGLLTTGGTVDEAAYLFTLMEKSCEVQIMVESTGLPKNFIGDNEAEFSAKVNADPETLYTEFQPDFEYEIWKSRGELHKGD, from the exons ATGTCAACTGCCACCATTACCCTGGCCCCGAGTGCGGCAGATGCCTCTCTAGAGGTGAAACCTGACATGACAGAAAAGTCAGGGGTGACGGCACTTTCGACTGGGGGCTATGAGTTTCCCGGCATTCCCGATATACCTGATCTGTACAAGAAACGACAATGGCAGCTTGAGCACATGGCTGGTGCATTTCGAGTATTTGCTCGCAAAGGCTTCACCGAGGGTACCAGTGGACATATCAGCGTTCGAGACCCAGTAGATCCTAACACTTTTTGGATCAACCC GCTTGGTAAGCATTTTGGTATGCTCAAGGCCAGCGACATGGTTCACATCGATGAAAACGGTCAAGTCATCGGTGGTAACAGAGCCGCGGTGAATGCAGCGGGCTTTATGATTCACAGTGCGATACATAAAGCGCGCCCCGACATTCACGCAGCTTGCCATACACACTCACCCGCTGGGAAAGCTTGGTCAACTTTTGGGAGACCGCTCGACATTATCAGTCAGGACACGTGCAACTTCTGGGGTATCCAAGCTGTTTACAAAACGtttggtggtgtggtgttgGAGGCGGACGAGAGCGAAAAGATTGCGGCAACCCTTGGCGAGAAGGGCCGCGTGATTGTGCTGCAAAATCATGGATTGTTGACGACTGGGGGTACAGTCGACGAAGCAGCGTATCTGTTCACGTTGATGGAGAAGTCGTGCGAGGTTCAGATCATGGTGGAAAGCACAGGACTACCTAAGAACTTCATCGGAGACAATGAAGCTGAGTTTTCTGCTAAGGTTAACGCTGATCCG GAGACATTATATACAGAATTTCAACCCGATTTTGAGTATGAGATCTGGAAATCGCGAGGAGAGTTGCATAAGGGAGATTAG